From Deinococcus aquaticus, one genomic window encodes:
- a CDS encoding CBS domain-containing protein yields MTTLTDIMTSELTTVDRGATLKEVALLMREQDIGNVLIMDGDALVGIITDRDIVIRAVAYGHDLGSEASDYATGNVFSMDASTDVAAAASEMAGRQLRRLPVTRDGRVVGIVSLADLATRARTGVDEQALQGISQPTT; encoded by the coding sequence ATGACGACCCTGACGGACATCATGACCAGCGAACTGACGACCGTGGACCGCGGCGCGACCCTGAAAGAGGTGGCCCTGCTGATGCGCGAGCAGGACATCGGGAACGTCCTGATCATGGACGGCGACGCTCTGGTGGGCATCATCACCGACCGGGACATCGTGATCCGCGCCGTGGCGTACGGGCATGACCTGGGCAGCGAGGCCAGCGATTACGCCACCGGGAACGTGTTCAGCATGGACGCCAGCACCGACGTGGCCGCCGCCGCCAGCGAGATGGCCGGGCGGCAACTGCGCCGCCTGCCGGTCACGCGCGACGGCCGGGTGGTGGGGATCGTGAGCCTCGCGGACCTCGCCACGCGCGCCCGTACCGGCGTGGACGAGCAGGCTCTGCAGGGCATCAGCCAGCCGACCACCTGA
- a CDS encoding oxidoreductase, whose translation MTPIKSPLAPRADATTVLAHTDLHGRTAVVTGAASGLGVETVRALLSAGASVIMPVRDTVRGQQVADELARETGNAAVQVVPMDLSSLASVRQAAAAILAAAPRIHMLINNAGVMATPQGLTADGFETQFGTNHLGHFQLTRLLLPALLAAAPARVVSLSSSAHRLSDIRWDDPNFQTTPYDPWQAYGQSKTANALFAAELNRRYGPQGVTANAVHPGGIMTGLQKHMPEGEAQRRGWIDENGVPNPAFKTPAQGASTSVWAATAPELDGVGGLFLEDLQQSTPLDEANPSPLFGYKAHALDADSARRLWTLSEQMIEQTGQ comes from the coding sequence ATGACTCCCATCAAGAGCCCCCTGGCCCCCCGCGCCGACGCCACCACCGTCCTTGCACACACTGACCTGCATGGCCGCACCGCCGTCGTGACCGGCGCGGCGTCGGGCCTGGGCGTGGAAACGGTGCGTGCCCTCCTGAGCGCCGGCGCGAGCGTGATCATGCCGGTGCGCGACACGGTGCGCGGGCAGCAGGTGGCCGACGAACTGGCCCGCGAGACTGGCAACGCGGCCGTGCAGGTCGTGCCCATGGACCTGTCGTCGCTGGCGTCCGTGCGGCAGGCGGCGGCGGCGATCCTGGCTGCCGCGCCCCGCATTCACATGCTGATCAACAACGCGGGCGTCATGGCCACCCCGCAGGGCCTGACCGCCGACGGCTTCGAAACGCAGTTCGGCACGAATCACCTGGGTCACTTCCAGCTGACCCGCCTGCTGCTGCCGGCCCTGCTGGCCGCCGCGCCCGCCCGCGTGGTGTCCCTGAGTAGCAGCGCGCACCGCCTCAGCGACATCCGCTGGGACGACCCCAACTTCCAGACCACTCCCTACGATCCCTGGCAGGCGTACGGGCAGAGCAAGACCGCCAACGCCCTATTCGCCGCAGAACTGAACCGCCGCTACGGCCCGCAGGGCGTCACCGCGAACGCCGTTCACCCCGGCGGTATCATGACCGGCCTGCAGAAGCACATGCCGGAGGGCGAGGCGCAGCGCCGGGGCTGGATCGACGAGAACGGCGTGCCCAACCCCGCCTTCAAGACGCCCGCGCAGGGGGCCAGTACCAGTGTGTGGGCCGCCACTGCCCCCGAACTGGACGGCGTGGGCGGCCTGTTCCTGGAAGACCTGCAACAGAGCACTCCGCTGGACGAGGCGAACCCCAGTCCCCTGTTCGGGTACAAAGCCCACGCGCTGGACGCGGATAGCGCCCGTCGCCTGTGGACGCTCAGCGAGCAGATGATCGAACAGACCGGGCAGTAA
- a CDS encoding DnaJ C-terminal domain-containing protein, with protein sequence MAYKDYYDVLGVSRGASEADIKSAYRKLAKQYHPDKNAGDEKSAERFKEIGEAYAVLSDPEKRQVFDQFGHTGQVPPGYGGPGAGGGFQGGDFSGFDPGQFSDFFQGLFGQTGRRGGAGQGFPGGAQVNLEDLLGGGGMGGGRRFVQNVEGELQVTLAEAFGGSDEVINVDGKRLSLRVPAGTRDGARLRLAGQGPGGGDVLLTIRVLEDARFELDGDHLTTSVDVPAPLAALGGDVTVQTLGGKGNLSVPPGSSGGRRMRLRGQGWPKKDGTRGDLYVRLNVTVPAALSDEQKELYRRLRDLG encoded by the coding sequence ATGGCTTACAAGGATTACTACGACGTGCTCGGCGTCTCCCGCGGGGCATCCGAGGCGGACATCAAGAGCGCGTACCGCAAACTCGCCAAGCAGTACCACCCGGACAAGAACGCCGGGGACGAGAAGTCCGCCGAGCGGTTCAAGGAGATCGGCGAGGCGTACGCCGTACTCTCCGACCCCGAGAAACGGCAGGTGTTCGACCAGTTCGGGCACACGGGGCAGGTCCCGCCCGGTTACGGCGGCCCCGGCGCGGGCGGCGGGTTTCAGGGCGGGGACTTCTCGGGCTTCGACCCGGGACAGTTCAGTGATTTCTTCCAGGGGCTGTTCGGGCAGACCGGGCGGCGCGGCGGCGCGGGCCAGGGATTCCCGGGCGGCGCGCAGGTCAACCTGGAAGACCTGCTGGGCGGCGGCGGGATGGGCGGCGGGCGGCGCTTCGTGCAGAATGTGGAAGGCGAGTTGCAGGTCACGCTGGCCGAGGCGTTCGGCGGTTCGGATGAGGTCATCAACGTGGACGGCAAACGCCTGAGCCTGCGCGTCCCGGCCGGAACGCGCGACGGCGCCCGCCTGCGGCTGGCCGGGCAGGGACCGGGCGGCGGGGACGTGCTGCTGACCATCCGCGTGCTGGAAGACGCCCGCTTCGAACTGGACGGCGATCACCTGACGACCAGCGTGGACGTGCCCGCTCCGCTCGCGGCGCTGGGCGGTGACGTGACCGTGCAGACCCTGGGCGGCAAGGGCAACCTGAGCGTGCCCCCGGGCAGCAGCGGCGGGCGGCGCATGCGGCTGCGCGGGCAGGGCTGGCCGAAAAAGGACGGCACGCGCGGCGACCTGTACGTGCGCCTAAACGTCACGGTGCCCGCTGCCCTCAGCGACGAGCAGAAGGAGCTGTACCGGCGACTGCGCGACCTGGGGTAA